In one Alnus glutinosa chromosome 14, dhAlnGlut1.1, whole genome shotgun sequence genomic region, the following are encoded:
- the LOC133856763 gene encoding uncharacterized protein LOC133856763, translating to MFKRLKYGNKTCYMGHHRWLPRGHIWCRIRELFDGTGEHRLAPKELSNDELLRQLDHVTGVKFGKGSGTKRKRTNDELNWTKKSIFFELPYWSTLKLRHNLDVMHIEKNICDSVLGKLCKGENATCKLCARTLKVDVLKQMKDNIVIILCKLEQIFPPAFFDIMVHVAIHLPREAELARPVQYRWMYPIERTFGRYKRYVRNKARPEGSIAECYISDECLTFCSMYLRDIETRWNRAERSADVGQEEKEEELDVFSQRVRPLGAAKLVTLDENLFARAKWYVLSNCKDTNSYLNEQYQLIERDDYHDIQKKHEANFKRWFRDNISVVRTMQEMFHTKEYAQNRTTQNSGVVVRGEHKNSIIEFYGKLRNIFELRYPGTNRVFLFECDWWDTGSMKGMKMENGFTIVNTSRDSWKVVQKLTNRNIYDIPAIVERDDDQGMNADVYQERVCDGGNIAIVEDSTILCRDDPTIPIDELYVQLDPNLFVGNNPLIEEYDTNFDEEEELSSNNDTDSEHVDDYDHEDSSSSDSDAEYDDDMC from the exons ATGTTCAAAAGATTGAAGTATGGGAATAAGACGTGTTACATGGGTCATCATAGGTGGCTTCCTAGGGGTCATATATGGTGCCGAATAAGAGAATTGTTTGATGGAACTGGGGAGCATAGATTAGCACCTAAAGAATTGTCAAATGATGAGCTGTTGCGGCAACTCGATCACGTAACAGGTGTGAAGTTTGGAAAAGGAAGTGGGACAAAGAGAAAGCGCACAAATGATGAGTTGAATTGGACGAAGAAGAGTATTTTCTTTGAGTTACCTTACTGGTCAACATTAAAACTAAGGCACAATTTAGATGTAATGCATATCGAGAAGAACATATGCGACAGTGTATTAG GGAAATTGTGCAAAGGCGAAAATGCCACTTGCAAA TTGTGTGCACGGACATTGAAAGTAGATGTATTGAAGCAAATGAAGGACAACATTGTCATAATCTTGTGCAAGTTGGAACAAATATTTCCACCTGCGTTTTTTGACATTATGGTCCATGTAGCAATTCATTTACCTCGAGAGGCTGAGCTTGCGAGACCAGTGCAATACCGTTGGATGTATCCAATTGAAAGGACATTTGGTAGATATAAGAGGTATGTGCGGAATAAAGCGCGACCGGAGGGTTCAATTGCCGAGTGCTACATCTCTGATGAGTGTTTGACGTTTTGCTCAATGTATCTTCGTGATATTGAGACAAGATGGAATCGTGCCGAGAGAAGTGCTGACGTCGgccaagaagaaaaggaagaagagttgGATGTGTTCAGTCAACGAGTCCGACCATTGGGTGCAGCGAAATTGGTAACACTTGATGAGAATCTTTTTGCAAGGGCTAAATGGTATGTGCTTAGCAATTGTAAGGACACCAATTCATACTTGAA TGAACAATATCAATTGATTGAACGAGATGACTACCATGACATTCAGAAGAAGCATGAGGCTAATTTCAAGCGTTGGTTTAGAGATAATATATCCGTGGTGCGCACAATGCAGGAAAT GTTCCACACAAAAGAATATGCACAAAATCGTACTACCCAGAATAGTGGAGTTGTTGTTCGAGGTGAGCACAAAAATTCAATCATTGAGTTCTATGGTAAGTTGAGGAATATTTTTGAGTTACGTTATCCTGGCACAAATCGGGTGTTCCTGTTTGAGTGTGATTGGTGGGACACTGGGAGTATGAAGGGAATGAAAATGGAAAATGGCTTTACGATTGTGAATACTTCCC GTGATAGTTGGAAAGTGGTGCAGAAGTTGACCAATAGAAACATATACGATATTCCAGCAATAGTGGAGAGAGATGATGACCAAGGTATGAACGCTGATGTATACCAGGAGCGTGTATGTGATGGGGGCAATATTGCCATTGTTGAAGACTCCACTATATTATGTAGAGATGATCCAACAATACCTATTGATGAATTATATGTGCAACTTGATCCAAACTTGTTTGTTGGCAATAACCCGCTGATTGAAGAATACGACACAAACTTCGACGAGGAGGAGGAGTTATCTAGCAACAATGATACAGACTCTGAACATGTAGACGACTATGATCACGAAGATTCATCTTCAAGCGACAgtgatgcagaatatgatgatGACATGTGTTAA
- the LOC133857600 gene encoding probable ATP synthase 24 kDa subunit, mitochondrial, with translation MAFSSRLLSKSKQFCGSQLTFQQTHAIPARFFAKQADPPALKGDEMLKGIFLEVKKKFETAMGILRKEKITIDPEDPAAVAQYANVMKTIREKAGLFSESQRIQYTIQTRTQDIPDARSYLLALKEIRIKRGLTDDQGVETMMFDALEKVEKELKKPLMRNDKRGMAVLVAEFDKINKKLGIRREDLPKHEEQLELKISKAQLEELKKDALEAMETQKKREEFKDEQMTDVKSLDIRNFI, from the exons ATGGCTTTCTCGTCCCGCCTACTCTCCAAATCCAAACAG TTTTGTGGTAGTCAACTCACCTTTCAACAGACACATGCTATTCCAGCCCGTTTCTTCGCCAAACAAGCTGATCCCCCTGCTCTTAAGGGAGATG AAATGTTGAAGGGCATCTTTTTAGAGGTTAAGAAGAAGTTTGAGACAGCCATGGGGATACTTAGGAAGGAGAAGATCACCATTGATCCAGAAGATCCAGCTGCAGTTGCTCAGTATGCCAATGTCATGAAGACGATAAGGGAAAA GGCCGGCTTGTTCTCGGAGTCCCAAAGGATCCAGTACACCATACAGACACGAACGCAAGATATTCCAGATGCTCGATCATATCTGTTGGCATTGAAGGAAATACGGATCAA GAGGGGTCTCACAGATGATCAGGGTGTGGAGACTATGATGTTTGATGCACTggaaaaagttgaaaaagaacTCAAAAAGCCCCTTATGAGGAATGACAAGAGAGGAATGGCTGTTCTTGTGGCAGAGTTTGATAAAATCAATAAGAA GCTTGGAATTCGAAGGGAAGATTTGCCCAAGCATGAAGAACAGCTAgaactcaaaatttccaaggCGCAACTGGAGGAATTGAAGAAAGATGCTCTTGAGGCAATGGAAACTCAAAAGAAGCG GGAGGAGTTCAAGGATGAGCAAATGACTGATGTGAAGTCTTTGGACATCCGGAACTTCATCTAA
- the LOC133856562 gene encoding uncharacterized protein LOC133856562: MPTPPECPATPGVKFQLKNGREDHTNGDSPSHESSSSAEDQQKKPKDAPRQEDDKRDDVDGYGEEIESNPKKMSAGTENVGQRIQKPEDININIRISVPTIDSTKMIMTTKVVPPPEDPKNDDKKVGVL, encoded by the exons ATGCCCACACCACCAGAATGCCCAGCTACTCCGGGAGTAAAATTTCAGCTGAAAAATGGACGTGAAGATCACACTAACGGCGACAGCCCATCACATGAAAGTTCATCGTCGGCAGAAGATCAGCAGAAGAAGCCCAAAGACGCTCCTAGGCAGGAAGACGACAAGAGAGATG ACGTCGATGGGTATGGCGAAGAAATAGAgtccaacccaaaaaaaatgagTGCAGGCACAGAGAATGTCGGTCAACGCATTCAGAAACCAGAAGATATAAATATCAACATTCGTATAAGCGTTCCAACCATCGATTCTACTAAGATGATTATGACAACTAAAGTTGTGCCGCCGCCAGAGGATCCGAAGAATGACGACAAGAAAGTTG gtgttctttGA
- the LOC133856762 gene encoding glutathione S-transferase T3-like: MDSQTPQSGYYTNLIIGDDLGFKCTNEISQHQEASPQVEVELTIKKSCRGSNFTIAEDNLLVEAWLYVSMDAVQGNQQKHKVYWERICDYFHEYKTLGANRNQTSLMNRWSTIQLAVNKFCGFLAQIEKRSQSGLTEQDKIGQARLMYLDIQKSPFHFEHSWLILRFHPKWMAHMDNVKLKKKPVVINLGDEEASQKSFEDIERPIGRKAEKEKRKSKEKSNPSVIAILSDINEDKKKKMKLFEEAREQDKEMFLLKQEEVRLRDEELRLREKALRMEEQREIKEFMLMDISQLDEDGQEYVRRRKKAILKGQIHNP; encoded by the exons ATGGATTCACAAACTCCTCAATCCGGTTACTACACCAATCTTATAATTGGAGATGATCTTGGGTTTAAATGCACAAATGAAATCAGTCAACACCAAGAGGCTTCACCCCAAGTTGAGGTTGAacttactattaaaaaatcgTGTCGGGGTAGCAACTTCACCATTGCCGAGGACAATTTGCTTGTGGAGGCGTGGCTTTATGTTTCTATGGATGCCGTTCAAGGAAATCAGCAAAAACATAAGGTTTATTGGGAAAGAATTTGTGACTACTTTCACGAATACAAGACACTTGGAGCCAACCGTAATCAGACCTCTCTAATGAATCGGTGGTCAACGATTCAACTTGCGGTAAACAAGTTTTGTGGCTTCTTAGCCCAAATTGAAAAGAGGTCACAAAGTGGCTTGACTGAGCAAGACAAG ATTGGCCAGGCAAGACTAATGTATTTAGATATTCAAAAATCACCCTTTCACTTTGAACATTCGTGGCTTATTTTGAGGTTTCATCCAAAATGGATGGCTCACATGGACAATgtcaaattgaagaaaaaaccaGTTGTGATAAATCTAGGTGATGAGGAAGCCTCTCAAAAAAGTTTTGAAGACATAGAGCGACCAATAGGCCGGAAAGCCGAAAAGGAGAAACGAAAGAGCAAAGAAAAATCGAATCCAAGTGTTATTGCAATACTAAGTGACATAAAtgaagacaagaagaagaaaatgaaactgTTTGAGGAAGCACGTGAGCAAGACAAAGAGATGTTTCTTCTTAAGCAAGAGGAAGTGCGACTTAGAGATGAGGAATTGCGCCTTAGAGAAAAAGCACTTCGAATGGAAGAAcaaagagagataaaagaatttatgttGATGGATATAAGTCAATTGGATGAAGATGGCCAAGAATATGTTCGCCGACGCAAAAAGGCAATCCTTAAAGGTCAAATTCACAATCCTTGA